The sequence TTGCTGTAGCTAATCGCTTCCGCAAATCCTGATAGCTTTAAAGGCCACCCATCCGGGTGGCCTTTTTATGGTCCATCGCGCAATTGCGGGGTTGATCGACAAAGGCACTGAGCTGACGACAAACATAGATCATCTGAGTGAATGAATTCACTTGTTCTTTCTTTGATGGCAAAGAAAGAACGAAAGAAAACCACCCCTCAACAGCAGTGAAGAGATATTCACTGTTGCAGAAATGCGAAAGCTGACTCATAGTGTTCTACTGGATTAACAAAACCCTATAACTACTTGATAGATTACGTAAATTCAGCCTGTTCCTGGCAAGCATCATCGATCACTAGGGAGTGTGGAGGGATCATATGGAAAACACAGAATATAGTGCAGTCATTCAGGATGAGTTCGCCGAATTAACAGATACACCTCTCACATCCCGGCGCTATTCCGATAGCCAGATTGAGATGCGGGCAAATAATATTCTTAGAGAGCTGTGGCAAAACAGGGAGCAGATGTGGGGCTGGAGTCCAACTGACCCGACAATCGTCATTGATCCGGCCAAAGGACTGGAGCTGTTAGGCTTTGACTTCTTTCTCGAAGAGGAGCTGGCCACATATGACTCCGATCAGGGCCATGTTCAGGTTGCAGGCGTAATAAACAGAGAGACCAGGAGAGTTCACGTTTCAAAGAAATTTCCGATGAGTGTGGTCTCCTTCACCGCTGCACATGAACTGGGGCATGCAGTGTTGCATGAGATAAGTGGACCAATACATCGCGACAGGCCAGTCAATGGAGAGTCGATAGCAAGAGACCCCATAGAGCGGGAAGCTGACAAGTTCGCCACCTTTTTTCTTATGCCGGCCAAGCTGGTCAAATCGCGTTTCGTTGAACTCTTTGGCACTGAAAACTTCTCGTTAACAGAAGATGCCGCCTTTGCACTGACTTGCGACTCTTTAGCCAAGGTAAAGAAGAGATACAAAACGCGGCGGGATATCTCCCGACTGCTTGCCAGCGCTAAAAGTTATGGCGGACGCAATGTTTATTCACTGGCAGATCAGTTCCGTGTCTCTGTTGAAGCCATAGCTATTCGCCTTGAGGAATTATCCCTGGTTCAGGCCCCTACCGCTCGCTCCTGATAGACCCTCTCTGACAAAACCGCTGAGGTGACCGTTCAGCTCTCAGACTGCTCTCT comes from Mariprofundus aestuarium and encodes:
- a CDS encoding ImmA/IrrE family metallo-endopeptidase — encoded protein: MENTEYSAVIQDEFAELTDTPLTSRRYSDSQIEMRANNILRELWQNREQMWGWSPTDPTIVIDPAKGLELLGFDFFLEEELATYDSDQGHVQVAGVINRETRRVHVSKKFPMSVVSFTAAHELGHAVLHEISGPIHRDRPVNGESIARDPIEREADKFATFFLMPAKLVKSRFVELFGTENFSLTEDAAFALTCDSLAKVKKRYKTRRDISRLLASAKSYGGRNVYSLADQFRVSVEAIAIRLEELSLVQAPTARS